The genome window ATAAAATTTCTTTCTCCATTTTCTGCGAGGGGTTGCTGTATTTCTCGTGAAGGCGCAGTGAAGCATTTCAGGTGGCCTGCTAGCTAGGCTAGTGAGAAGGGGAAGGATTAGGTGGTGTCTAAAAAATATATCTTTTTATGAGGTTTTGGGTCTAGGTCTTATTTGCGGTCCATCTTCTTTTCTTTTATGTTGATGAAGGCTGGAAGTGGAAGGGTATAGTATTTTAGAGGATGGTTTCATTCTAATGGTTTTCGAGTTTTTTTTATGAGAGTTATTTTTAAAAGGATATAGCTCTACAACTAATTTGTGACCTTTTTGAGATATGAGCTTTGATAGCTAGCCATAGGAGTACTGCAATATACAGCTTTTGTTGTTCTCCACCATTTTTGTGATAAGATTTATGATTTTAAGTGAtaaaagttggtattttatttcttgtatagtatattaattttttttttattttatagattTGTGAATCTTAATAATAGCCCAACTAAATTTCTCATAATAAGATTGGTGTAGCTTTAATTATTTGGAAGGAGCAACACTTCGATGAGTCAAGGAATGAAACTGGAGAAAGAAATTTTATTCGTGGGGGCTTTTGTCAAAGATGGAGGACCGTCAGTTGGAGATAGACTTTTGTTGTTTACATGAGCTTATGTGACGGCCATTAGTTTTTAGGGCAGTAATGGTCCAATTTTTAGATGTCAAGGACATATTTGGTACCAAACACAAAACGGAGGATATAATTGAGCTATTTTTGATAGTTTGAGGGCAATTTTGACCCTTTTCCCGTAATATTTAAGTATGTCCAAAAGCTGATGTGGCAGCCGTTAGTTTTATGGTAATAATGGTCTAATTTTTAGACGGCGAGGACAAATTTGATACCAAAAATAAACGGAGgatatatttgaactattttcaaTAGTTCGAGGACAATTTTGACCCTTTTCCGTTTTTTAAATAAGTTACCCTACTGTAGAAACAAGAACTGTAACTACGTGCGATTTTCTACAGTGTTTTCGCGTCATGTTGTAAAGTACGTAACTCCAAACATTAATGTggtttcatgttcaaattcttttCCCATGGTTTGGGCGCAAGTGGATTTTCTTTAATCATAGCCAATTCATGTCCCCGAGTCCTAGATTTCCACTTATTTATCGTATACTTATTCAACTAGGCATTAGGCACATAAGCACTTGTCACTCTACGTGTCTCCAATATAGTAAGTATCCAAACAACATCTCAAAATTCTATGTGCTCTTTCAACTAACCGACCCTCCCCTCGAGCATTAATAATTGAAATACCAACTAAACCCCCATAACTGTGATCATAAAAAATTATAGCAAGGGCGGAAATGTACATTCATAGCCGCACACCAAACTCCAAAACTGGAATACCGTGCTCCAAAACCATAGGAACCACAACCAAAAACCTCTTATTTTTGTTTTCCAGCTCTTATCCATATGTGTAAATGTGCATCATATATATGGAGAGAGTTCAACCAATATTTTAGACAACAAAATAAACCTTCACAAACTTAGCCAAAGTTCAAGATTCAAGATTCAAGATTCAAGATTAGAAAATGAGTTCAACAAGCAAGGCATGGGTTACAGCAGTGAGCTTGGGAGTAGTAGAGGCACTAAAAGATCAAGGAATCTGTAGATGGAATTACACAATCAGAGTCATACATCAACATGCAAAGAACAATGTAAGGTCATATTCACAGGCCGAGAAGCTCTCTTCTCACTCTTCTTCTTTGGTTTCTGCAAACAAAGATCCATTGAAGGAGAAGGTTAAGCAATCTGAGGAGTCTCTTAGGAAAGTCATGTATTTGAGTTGTTGGGGTCCCAATTGAATCCTAATAAACAGCTAGATTTAGTGTTATCTTTCTGTACATAATCTTTGACAATATTGTAAAACATGATAGGtcaaaggatgaaaggttaaccTAGTAATTCTCAGAGCTTGGGCTAAATTGCCTAGTCAACATTTACGGAAATAACAGTAGTACTTTTGCAAATTAATCCAAGTATCCTGAAACTATGCTCAATTGTAGTGATATCGTTCGTTGTTTGGTTTGGTCGTTTAATTCGAATTTATGTTGATACACACTAGGGGCCAAAATACATTcagttatttttaatttttttaatttcaatTCGGATACGGTGTACctcataggaggggatttcaatgggcatattgggtcgaccgcaggtggttatggcgaggtgcatggaggcttcggttttggggagagaacggaggaggtacatcgttgttggacttcgctaaggcttttgggttggtgattgcgaactctagatTTCGGAAGAGGGatgggcatttggttacttttcaaaatgcggtggcgaagacccagattgactatctcctcctcaggaggtgtgacagagggttgtgcaaggattgcaaggcgATTCCATGTGAGATACTCGCGACatagcataggctcttggtgatggacgttggtattatgttaaagaggaggaaaaggtctactcgagaaagaccgagaatcaggtggggagccttaactaaggataaaacccaagcgttggaggggcggttgtcggctatgtGAGCTTGGAAgagcagtggtgacgcgagcactatgtggtcagcgacaacagactatattagggaggctgcgagagaagtgttaggggtctcgacgggcatATCTGGTGGGCATAAAGGAGACTGGTGGTAGAATGACGTGGTctaaggtaaagtggaagcaaaaaaggcggcgtacctgaagttagtggggagcataggtgaggaggagaggcgagtgtgcatggagaggtataagtcagctaggaaggaggctaagttggcggtcacagaggctaagactgcggcttatggtcgtatgtacgaggaattggggaaaaaaggtggggagaagaagttattccggctggccaagttgagagagaggaaggctcgggatttggaccaagtgagatgcatcaaggacgaagatggtatagtattgatggaagatgcccagattaagaggagatgacagacttactttcataaacttctgaatgaagaaggggatcgggatattatgctaggcgaattggagcattccgagagtcaccgtgactttgggtactgcaggcgtatcgaggttgaggaggtcgtgggagctatgcataagatgagtaggggcagagcgaccgggccagacgagattccggtggaattttggaagtgtgtggggagagcaggtttggagtggttgactaggttgtttaatattatttttaaggggaagaggatgccggatgagtggaggtggagtatggtggttccattgtataagaacaaaggtgatatctagagttgtaacaattataggggtatcaaattactgagtcataccatgaaagtgtgggagagggtggttgaagcgagggtgaggatgacagtgtttgtatccgacaaccagttcgggttcataccGGGTCGTTCAACTACAAAAGCTATACatcttgttagaaggttggtggaactatacagagagaggaagaaggatctgcacatggtgtttattgacctagagaaagcgtatgacaaggttcctagagaacttctctggagatgcctggagggaaaaggtgtgtcggttccctatattattgcgattaaggacatgtatgatggggctaagacttgggttaggacagtaggaggcgactctgagcatttttcggttgtaatggggttacaccaaggttctgcgctcagtccgttcttattcgccctggtgatagacgcgttaacacaccatattcaaggagatgtgccatggtgcatgctattcgccgatgacatagttctgattgatgagttgcgagccggtgttaacgagaggatGGAGGTTTgaagacaggctcttgagtctaagggtttcaagctaaGCAGGacaaagacggaatacctggagtgtaagttcagcgctgagccagggggaAAAGGGCGTAGATGTGAGGCTtaattcgcaggtcatcccgagtagaggcagcttcaagtaccttggttcggttatccaggggggaggagagatcgacgaggatgtcatacaccgtattggggtaggatggatgaagtggaggttagcatctggagtcctgtgtgacaagagagtgtcaccgatactcaaaggtaagttttataaagcggtggttagaccggccatgatgtatggggctgagtgttggcccgttaagaactcacatatccagaagatgaaagtagcagaaatgaggatgttgcggtagATGTGCgagcacactaggatagataagattaggaatgatgatatccgGGAGAAGGTGCGTGTGGCTCCCATtaatgacaagatgcgggaagcgaggcttagatggttcggacatgttcagaggagaagcccagatacttcggtacggaggtgtgagcagctggttgtggatggcacgagaagaggtagagggcggcctaagaagtattg of Nicotiana tomentosiformis chromosome 7, ASM39032v3, whole genome shotgun sequence contains these proteins:
- the LOC104120447 gene encoding uncharacterized protein, with product MSSTSKAWVTAVSLGVVEALKDQGICRWNYTIRVIHQHAKNNVRSYSQAEKLSSHSSSLVSANKDPLKEKVKQSEESLRKVMYLSCWGPN